aaaaaatgttaaaagtgACTTGCGTGTGGTTAATCAACTTtgttgagtgtttatttttattttttggtaaaaaccTTGTTGATAATTTGCGACTTACCAAGTGGATGATTTTACAGCTCTCCAAGGGGTACAAGAATCTTGTATCCATTCCTACACATTAAATGTTTTCAATGTTTTCTTTAAGAAATAAGAAATTTAACGAGTccaatatagatatatatatatatatatatatatatatatatgcacagaCAACGCAACAACAAAAAGCATTATTATTAATAACGATAACTTATCAACTATTGGATACTAAAATTTGTTGTAACCGCATATATCAAACCTTTCAGAGAGAAGGTATTTTGGAAGAATATATAAGAtctctagggttttctttgatgtCAAGTTTATAGTTAAATGGTGATATTGTTAGGCAAAATGATGGGTTTCTTTGATTTCCTTATATACTCGAAATATTCAAAGACCACACATGTGAACGTGGATTTTCTACGTAAAATTTCATGCAATAATAAGTCAAACTTTTGACTCATTCGTCACTTGCTATTAGCGTCTCTAACGTTTAAAagatttttcctttaaaaattatattaatattttaatataactaaatatagaattattattttaaaatgaaattgaaCTATCAATTAAAACTCTAGTTTCTTAAGTATTTCGTTAGATTAATATAAACATTTCTTAGATGAGAATTGGTTATCTGTTTTTCTATTACTTTTCACTATTTATTTATGAGATATTCACTCAAATCCTATAcataattcaatatatataacaacATGGCAATAGAACTGTTCACTCAGTATTTCCATTTGGGGTCTTAGAGCCAAAAATGGACCGGATCACGTAAAAAAGGAGACAGAAGACATCGTACAACTCCAAGAAAGAAATGTTTACATATATTGCCTTGAACTGGAAGTCTGGAAAGGTCGTTACTCGTTTATCTTTGAACTTTATTACATTTCAGTCTTTGTTTAGAGATTAACTAAAGATCGTTGTCGTGAAATACATGTcgagatatttttatttttcttcaccACATGTCAAAATATTCTACTTAGAAATTCTAACACATTTAAACATTTATGAGTAATCTAGAACctttaattaaatttgtaaacACGTTTTACTTTTTTTCAATAATAGCTCTTCTAAAAACCCATATAAAACTACTAAATTATTTCAACAATTTTGCTCAAATTATCTTAAtctattacatatttttatttaattttcgaaGTGTGGCCATATTTTCTATCTAAAATTAGCAAATTATTACATATTAACTCTACTATTTGACAGGTTGAAAGAGTCCCAAATTTTTCCTTAACCCGACTTGGagcaaaccaattttttttttggtaaagtcAGATTGTCAAACTGATCGTATTATCACTCTTTCAATggtattatttaatttaaaacacaACGTAATGAAACAATTATGTTACTCCTTGACATTAATCAGAAGaacatttttagcaaaaaaaataaaaatcagaagcACATCGTTTTCCTCAGAAGCTATCTTCACACTCTTTTAAAGTTCGTATATTACAAATGCGTGTCGTGTGACTTCTACTAACCTATAAAAGTGGATGCAGCAAATGTTCTTTACTTTGTTCCACCTTTGCTTTAATCTTATCCTCGAGTAACTAAAGAACAACTATTGAATTATAGAGGGCTTAGAAGGTGTATTATATGGTATATTGCTCTGATTCGGAGGTTGAATGTTTTAATATTTCACTACATTCTTATTTTAGTTTGGTGATAACATATGTGTTTGTTGTGGTTTCTGGAGGTTGAATTGAAATTCTCATATCCAGATACTTTTTCAAAGTATAGATATACGTTATAGTGAAACCCAAATTTATTCCCATCCATTCTGCTCAGAAGATCagacttttaaaagaaaaacattgttGTATGTGTGGGTAATGAGCTTTGTCTGTTCACTATAACAGGCTTATGGAAAAGCCCATCAAACTGACTTCCTCACTTGCAGCTGCTGCGGGGAAAACTGGGCCGCAAGAAATTCAATGAAGGCCTAAACTTCACCAATTTTTAAAGTCGAAACGAAAGATCAAAACGCGtgacctttaaaaaaaaaaagattacacgTCTCGTATTGAAACAAATAAACATGTCAGCATGTAAGTCACCTTTTAGCATTGACATGGCCAACCACATCATAAGCaaacttcttatttttttctgacATTTTGACTTTTTTGTCGATTGTGTAATTTCAAATAACTGATAACTGATGGAAAAATTGGTGAGTCTCTTgaagaaacaaaaaccaaacaCTACATCATCACTTCAAAATATTGTAAcatcaaaatcatcaaagtgAATGTTTCCGACCAAACAGATCCAAATGAAAAAGTAGTGAAGAAGCAGAGCAAACTCAATGTTGTCTCTCAAAACTCATTCGTGGTCTCTCTCCAAACCCACCAACTCCCTCAAACGAAGATGAAGCTCTCCGATCGTCCTCAACACCTTAACCGCCTGCGACGGAGTAAGAATCTCCACCACTTTCCCCACCGTCGAACACCTCAGCTCATCCGCCTTGTTCATCGCCCTCGCCATCCCTCTCTTGAGCGCCTCCATCGCCTCCTCCAAATCCAACTCCTCCCCGTCCACCATCCCCCTCGCCCCGACCCGCCTCGCCGCCAGCATCACCGGCGGATCCGCCACGCTCTGCTGCGCGAGCGCGAAATCCCGCATCACGTCCCTCTCCCTCCTCCTCGTCTCCGACCGGAGGCTCGAGATCCGGTCCCGCTGGTCGCGCGTGAGGTCGCCGACGGAGGAGTCCGTGAGCTTGAACACCAGCGAGGGCTTGAAATCGCCGACCCAGAGGATGAGTCTGGCGTAAGAGGTGAACCACGGCGGGCAGAAGAAGGTGAAGACGTTGTCTCCGGCGAGGGAGACGGCGGAGGATTTCTCTTGGTAGTATTGGAGGCAGTGAGATAGAAACTGGGTCACGAGAGATTGTTGCTCTTCGAGAGTGAGTAAAGAAGCGCACGTAAGCTGTTCGACGAAATACCTGTGACGAATTAGCCAACCGTTAACGAAGCTGCTGAAGCTTTGGGAGCTGCTGGTGATTGGCATGTTTCTTGTCTACGTTTGAGTAGTCAGTTAGTCACTCGAGTACTGAGTGAATATTGGTGCGTTTGGAACGTGTTTTGTATacaaagatttatatacaatcTTTTGGACTTGAccaactaaaatatttttaacaattattttatataatatatgtcgGTTCTTGGAtggaaattatattttctgtcGGCGACCCAAATGGAGTTTTGCgacattttttttgtcttgtggGAGTGAAGTATGATCAGACAATCAGAGCAACTTGAAACCATTTACTAAATAGTTCGTATTGGAATAAAATTCTGGTACATGTGTGTTAACAGTAATAACACTGTTAAGAAATCAATAGAATCATTAATCTGAAATCACTGTTACCTATGTAATTTCCAATTATATACTGATTGATCATGTAACTTTAGCAAGATAATCCCctaactaaaactaaaacagaGTATAGTTTTCAGATCTTACAAAACATCTGTGTAGTTATCGTTTATTGAGTATCAAGTTAGGACTTAGGATGATGTACCCCAACTGTTAATAGTCCTGGTtggaatattttatttttggattctCCTAGTCCTAACTAGAACTATGTCAGGGTTGCATCACAATTTTATGGCATTATCTCAAAATGCATCTGAAAAGGTACCGACATATGTTGCTAAAAGAAGAAGGCACACGTCATGTAAGAAAGACGACATATGTAAGCAAAGAAACACAGTTTTCTGACAATACTATCTTAGACTTCaattcttttataatttttcgTGGTTTTTAGTTTATTGTGCGGATTTTTTGTTGGACAAAACGAAAAGAACAATGGTTCATCAATGCTCCAGTTAGGTCTCGCGCcatctttttcttatttactaagaaatatatacattaatattaGTATTATAGTTGTctgttgacaaaaataaaagtattacagTTGTCTTGTCtgaaacttttttctttttttgtgtaaGTCTTGTCTGACACTTAAGTTCtagagaaaaaatatttatctccACCAACTTTGGTGTTGATAAACCAATAACTATTCTAATAACCAGTTAATTTATGGAAGAAAAAGATTGTCTAGTCTCAGATTTTCTACGTATTATATGATGCTAACACAATTAACAAGttaatctaaaatctaaaaagatTAATATAACCAAGTATTACGTTGTACTCATGTATGTTTTCTTGTATGTGAGTAAGAAAACAATGCAATGGCTGAGAATTCAGTAAAATTTAGGATATATATGGCGTATTATTATGTGTGTCTGTCCAAGTAATTCCCTTAATTATGTATGGCCAAGCAGAGTTGGTACGGTGATGAATGATGATGGTTCATGCGTCCTAAGCTGAAGAAATAAAAAGTGCAAATAGAATCAATTCGGCTGAATTGACCTAGTGGTAAAAGGATTGCGACTGTAATTTCTGCCACCCAAATTCAATTAGTGTTAGAAATGATTGTTTATAATGTTTGTGTTGgattatttataatgtttatgtTCCTGTCAAAAAGGTGAAATCATCTCTTTCTTACATCAAAAAGTACAAATAGATTAAGAATGCTTGACACGTGACAGACAAAAACATATGTAAGATAAATATTCAGTAAAAAAACGTAGTAAAAGATTCTAAAACGTGACGACAAAGAAGTGAGAATATACGTTTTGGGAAAAAAGTGATGGCACATGTTGGCTATGCGACGCACGGTCGGTCGCAACAGATCCTATTCAACTCGTTCCTTACGCGGGCGGCCATGTTCTCGTCACTCGCCGCGTTTCTTTTTGCGGCCTTTTAAACTCACTCggcattttttttctttctttaataaaactgaaaaaagtCGGTTTCTAAGAAGacaaaaattaatagaatacaGTCGACAAAAGAAAACTCATCCGTTAAACCCACCAGAGATTTGTTCACATATGTTTGGGCCTCGATTATATGCTACCCTTCGTTTGCATATGAAAAAGAGATTTGGATTTTCTTTTTGCAAgtgaaaaatataattctaaAGCCCGCATTATTTAAGAAGACAAAAGGGCATTCTTGTGTATGGTTTCGTATTTCATATTTGGGTTATAAAACCTCATCAGTTAAGCCCAGAAGAGTTTTATTCACACGTTGCTGGGCCTAACCTTCATTTGCTTGTAACAAAAGAATTGAGGAATGTTTCATTTCAAAGAACTTTTAGCATGTGAAGAATATATATCTTTAGTTTGGCTGGTTTCAAAATTTGATTAGTTGCCAAATTTTAAATGTCATTTGTTGGGATCTAACTATGGTCCAGCCACTTCAAAATCACAAACTAAAAGTTCGGAATCTTTTTTAGGTATCCATGTTTCTTGAATAAAActgtttgatttattttgaaCCTGCATATAGCCATGAAATTTCCACTAACTTAAGTAAGGTTACTCACTTAAAGGTtattaacatttaaaatttaagataaaaagatgctgcttttttttttttgtgcaacaaaAAGAGAGTGAGGATTGGTTAAAAGTTGGCACCCTCTCGTGTCCTTACTTCTTACTTTAGAGTGGGATTGGTCAAATGTTGGCATCCTCGTGTTATACGCTTAAGCCGTAACGTATGGGATAAATCATTCACGTGTACGGTTCACACTGCCCACTAGAACTCAATCTTTTTCTAACCAAACTCCATCTTTAAGCTtttgcaccaaaaaaaagagaaataaaccTAATACTTGAcgttttgaccaaaaaaaaaacagaatactTGACGTTATTGCCTtcactaaaaaagaaaaagaaacagaataCTTGACGTCGCTCTACGTATAGTGAACGCCGAAAGTGGAAAGTGACGATTGCCATTTCCTCTTTTTACGTGCCTTCTTACAGGATAATACTTTTACTATTTACAAAATCGCCTaactaattttcaaataattaaaaaacgaACCTaattttagaaagtagattccAAAACAACCCCAGACCCACATGATGATTTCTAGTTGCCACCTTTTTCTCCACCACTTAGCTTTACTCTCAAACAAGTGTGTGCTCTCTCATAGAGATTCGTTGAagacagaaacaaagagagagagagagtgagttaGATGTCTACTTCCGATCAACCTCGTCACCACCGACCGACAAGCAACCGTCCACCTCTGCCACGACCGCCTAATCCTTCTTCTCGTCCCGCCGTTGCTAGACCAAAGGTCTCGAAGCGCGTGCTCCTCCGCGTAGCTTCCGTCGCGTGCGGGATCCAGTTCGGCTGGGCGCTCCAGCTCTCCCTCCTCACTCCTTACGTGCAGGAGCTCGGGATCCCACACGCTTGGGCCAGCGTGATCTGGCTCTGCGGCCCGCTCTCTGGACTGTTCGTGCAGCCTCTCGTCGGCCACAGCAGCGACAGGTGTAAGAGCAAGTACGGTCGCCGGAGACCGTTTATCGTCGCAGGAGCCGTGGCCATCGCTATCTCCGTTTTGGTCATAGGACACGCGGCGGATATCGGGTGGGCGTTTGGGGATAGAGAAGGGAGGAGGATTAAGCCGAGGGCGATCGTGGCTTTCGTGTTGGGGTTTTGGATTCTTGACGTGGCTAATAACATGACTCAAGGTCCTTGTAGAGCTCTCCTCGCTGATCTTACTGGTATATCTCTCTGCCTCTTTTGTGTTTCGAAGTAACCTCGTGATCTTGGAGAAACATGGAATGTGCACAAATTTATGGAAACAATTAAGTATTAAtgttattacaaaaaaatactaaagTGAAAATTAACTAATATTGACCTTGACCATTGTGTCAGAGGTTTACTTCGAGGGACACTGACACGgaactaataatattaaatgatgTGGTTTGGACCGAACCTTctagtattaaaaaaaagtactctgttttggttttaattattGTGCAATCTCTGTTTTCAGAGAATGATAATCGCAGAACCAGAGTAGCAAACGGCTACTTTTCTCTATTTATGGCTGTTGGCAATATTCTTGGCTACGCTACCGGATCATACAATGGTTGGTACAAGGTCTTCCCTTTTACCAAGACCGTTGCATGCAATGTGGAATGCGCCAATCTCAAGTCTGCATTCTACATAGACGTGGTCTTTATTGCGATAACGACCGTCTTGAGCGTGTCAGCGGCTCATGAGGTGCCTCTCGGGGCGTTGTCAGCCTCCGACGCGCATGGGCAATCAAGTGGAACAGATGAAGCTTTTCTTACCGAGATACTCGGCACTTTCAAATATTTTCCAGGAAGTGTTTGGATGATCTTGCTTGTTACAGCTCTTACATGGATCGGTTGGTTCCCGTTTATTTTGTTTGATACTGATTGGATGGGTCGAGAGATCTACGGCGGTGAACCGAACCAAGGCGCTTCTTATAGTGCTGGTGTCAGTATGGGTGCGCTTGGTTTGATGTTGAACTCTGTTTTTCTCGGGATCACTTCGGTGCTCATGGAGAAGCTCTGCAGAAAGTGGGGAGCTGGTTTTGTCTGGGGGATATCGAACATCATTATGGCTATTTGCTTTCTTGCAATGATTGCCACTTCATTTGTTGCCTATCACATTGGCTACATTGGCCATGAACAACCTCCTGCTGGGATCGTCATTGCTGCTGTGTTAATCTTTACAATTTTGGGCATCCCCTTGGCAGTAAGTTACTCATGCAATGCTGCTGTCATGTTACTTGTGGTTTGCTACTAATCTTACTATACTTATTGCCAATCTGGAGATATGATGACActttaaatttgttaattttccTACTACTCATCTTATGATGGAGTTTATTTAAATGGTTACTAATGCCTATTGTTACACTTCCGCAGATAACTTACAGTGTCCCATATGCGTTGATTTCCATACGTATCGAGTCCTTGGGCCTAGGTCAAGGTgtgtatcattttaaatattgtgGTCATTGCTTTAATTCTACAAGTGTGTGGTGTTTCTTATCGATTTTTCTATTGTCTCAGGCTTATCTTTGGGTGTACTCAATTTGGCTATAGTCATCCCACAGGTATGCTTCGCTCAACCATCCTTTTAACAAAAGTGTCACTGCTTCAATAATGCTTATAGAAGACCGCATTCAAACACGAATAGAAATTTACCAACTCAACATCACCAACTAAGTAAATATGTTTGTTAAGTCACTGTGCTTATATGTTTGCAGGTAATAGTGTCTGTTGGCAGTGGACCATGGGACCAACTATTTGGCGGTGGGAATTCACCAGCACTTGCAGTTGGAGCAGCTGCAGGTTTCATTGGTGGAATTGTAGCCATCTTGGCTATCCCGCGAACAAGGATTCAGAAGCCCATCCCTCTCCCATAACatcctctctctttttttgctATAAAGTACGTCTTAGTTCCCTTTTTTACCAAACGTAAGCACTTAAAATTTGTCACTGATTAACAAACCTTGTTAATGCAAGATAGACGAGAGTGGTATGTGTGAAGGCATGGTGGAAGATTAGCAAGGAGATGCACCGCTTATTTGTGTGATCCTTGTTTCATTCGTGCATTGGCTTCTCGTGTGACTAACTTAGCTCCAGCAGCGTCTAGGACCTAACTCCTTCTGCTTTGAGGCTATGATCCTTGTGCCCACGAGGAGCCATAGGAGTTTACCCAACGAAATAATAACACATCATTCAGTTTGTGAGGCATATGTTGGAAGCCCCCAAATCGGgttcttctctgtttctttatTGTCTACCTAAGGATGGATATACGGTTTATCACGTACTTGTAAATTGAAGTGATACCCCTCTGTACCAATGGAGAGTTTTNNNNNNNNNNNNNNNNNNNNNNNNNNNNNNNNNNNNNNNNNNNNNNNNNNNNNNNNNNNNNNNNNNNNNNNNNNNNNNNNNNNNNNNNNNNNNNNNNNNNGTAACGGATGCTGAAATTTCCGAAAATGTTACAAGTTCTTTTTCCTGAAATAGTTAAAGAGAAGGCATCATAATATATAGCATATAGAACAAACTATAGTAATAGGTATGATATGATTATTATGACCGAAACGTTAGCAAGATTTATCATTCATGACTAAACTTTGTTGAAGTAGAGGGAATAT
The Raphanus sativus cultivar WK10039 chromosome 1, ASM80110v3, whole genome shotgun sequence DNA segment above includes these coding regions:
- the LOC130509869 gene encoding sucrose transport protein SUC4, coding for MSTSDQPRHHRPTSNRPPLPRPPNPSSRPAVARPKVSKRVLLRVASVACGIQFGWALQLSLLTPYVQELGIPHAWASVIWLCGPLSGLFVQPLVGHSSDRCKSKYGRRRPFIVAGAVAIAISVLVIGHAADIGWAFGDREGRRIKPRAIVAFVLGFWILDVANNMTQGPCRALLADLTENDNRRTRVANGYFSLFMAVGNILGYATGSYNGWYKVFPFTKTVACNVECANLKSAFYIDVVFIAITTVLSVSAAHEVPLGALSASDAHGQSSGTDEAFLTEILGTFKYFPGSVWMILLVTALTWIGWFPFILFDTDWMGREIYGGEPNQGASYSAGVSMGALGLMLNSVFLGITSVLMEKLCRKWGAGFVWGISNIIMAICFLAMIATSFVAYHIGYIGHEQPPAGIVIAAVLIFTILGIPLAITYSVPYALISIRIESLGLGQGLSLGVLNLAIVIPQVIVSVGSGPWDQLFGGGNSPALAVGAAAGFIGGIVAILAIPRTRIQKPIPLP
- the LOC108851560 gene encoding protein RESPONSE TO ABA AND SALT 1, which produces MPITSSSQSFSSFVNGWLIRHRYFVEQLTCASLLTLEEQQSLVTQFLSHCLQYYQEKSSAVSLAGDNVFTFFCPPWFTSYARLILWVGDFKPSLVFKLTDSSVGDLTRDQRDRISSLRSETRRRERDVMRDFALAQQSVADPPVMLAARRVGARGMVDGEELDLEEAMEALKRGMARAMNKADELRCSTVGKVVEILTPSQAVKVLRTIGELHLRLRELVGLERDHE